One genomic segment of Lewinellaceae bacterium includes these proteins:
- a CDS encoding proline--tRNA ligase has protein sequence MSKGITSRADNYSQWYLDIVKRADLADNSAVRGCMVIKPHGYAIWENMKSALDQMFKDSGHVNAYFPLFIPKSFLSREAEHVEGFAKECAVVTHHRLKNDPNGSGLIVDPEAKLEEELVVRPTSETIIWNTYKDWIQSYRDLPLLINQWANVVRWEMRTRPFLRTAEFLWQEGHTAHASREEAIEEAERIHEIYARFAEDFMAMPVIKGRKTANERFAGAEETYTIEALMQDGKALQAGTSHFLGQNFAKAFDVRFLNEGNQEDYVWATSWGVSTRLVGGMIMTHSDDDGLIVPPKLAPLQVIIVPIPKPAPELNEVAEKIMRALRDKGISVKYDTDMKNRPGFKFAEYELKGIPVRIGMGMRDLENNQLEVARRDTKEKNMVPMDGIGDYVRQLLDEIQSNLFRQAVNYRTEHTTEVHDWKAFMEVLEDKGGFASAHWDGTTETELAIKDKTKATIRCIPLDAREEAGQCILTGKPSKGRVLFAKAY, from the coding sequence ATGAGTAAAGGCATCACATCGAGAGCAGACAATTATTCGCAATGGTATCTGGATATCGTCAAGCGGGCCGACCTGGCTGACAACTCGGCGGTAAGGGGATGCATGGTGATCAAACCACATGGTTATGCCATCTGGGAAAACATGAAATCCGCCCTGGATCAGATGTTCAAGGACAGCGGTCATGTCAACGCCTATTTCCCGCTTTTCATCCCGAAAAGTTTTCTCAGCCGTGAGGCCGAACATGTGGAGGGATTTGCCAAAGAATGTGCTGTGGTAACACACCACCGCCTCAAAAATGACCCCAATGGAAGCGGCCTGATCGTGGATCCGGAAGCAAAACTGGAGGAAGAACTGGTGGTCCGCCCGACTTCGGAAACGATTATATGGAATACTTACAAAGACTGGATCCAGTCCTACCGGGACCTTCCTCTGCTGATCAATCAGTGGGCCAATGTCGTTCGCTGGGAGATGCGTACCCGGCCTTTCCTGCGTACGGCGGAGTTTTTGTGGCAGGAAGGCCATACCGCTCATGCCAGCCGGGAAGAGGCCATCGAGGAAGCTGAGCGCATCCATGAGATCTACGCCCGGTTTGCCGAGGACTTTATGGCCATGCCGGTCATCAAAGGCCGCAAAACAGCCAATGAACGATTTGCCGGCGCTGAAGAAACCTATACCATCGAAGCGCTGATGCAGGACGGCAAGGCATTGCAGGCCGGTACCAGCCATTTTCTGGGTCAGAATTTTGCCAAAGCTTTTGATGTGCGCTTCTTAAACGAGGGCAATCAGGAAGATTATGTATGGGCCACCTCGTGGGGAGTATCCACCCGTCTGGTGGGAGGAATGATCATGACGCATTCGGATGATGATGGGTTGATCGTACCTCCCAAACTGGCGCCTTTGCAGGTTATCATTGTGCCTATTCCCAAACCTGCCCCGGAACTTAATGAGGTAGCTGAAAAGATTATGCGCGCCTTACGGGACAAAGGGATCTCGGTCAAATACGATACAGACATGAAGAACCGCCCCGGCTTTAAATTTGCCGAATACGAGCTGAAGGGAATTCCGGTGCGCATCGGTATGGGTATGCGTGATCTGGAGAATAACCAGCTGGAAGTTGCCCGGCGGGATACCAAAGAAAAGAACATGGTTCCTATGGACGGAATCGGCGACTATGTCCGGCAATTGCTGGATGAGATCCAATCCAACCTATTCCGGCAAGCAGTAAATTATCGCACAGAACATACCACAGAAGTGCATGACTGGAAGGCATTCATGGAAGTCCTGGAAGATAAAGGTGGATTTGCCTCCGCACACTGGGATGGCACCACCGAAACCGAACTTGCGATCAAGGATAAAACCAAGGCTACCATCCGGTGCATTCCATTGGATGCCAGGGAAGAAGCCGGTCAGTGTATCCTGACGGGGAAACCTTCGAAAGGCAGGGTTTTGTTTGCGAAAGCGTACTAA
- a CDS encoding MmcQ/YjbR family DNA-binding protein: MTIEGFIEMALSFPETSQKPHFDRLAFRTTRKIFVTLHEGSATINVKLSPESQSVYASIDPAIIYPVPNKWGQQGWTTVVLADTPEDLIREMVQMAYEEAQ, translated from the coding sequence ATGACTATTGAAGGATTCATCGAGATGGCTTTGAGCTTTCCGGAAACGAGCCAGAAACCCCATTTTGACCGGCTGGCTTTCCGGACTACCCGGAAAATTTTTGTCACCCTGCATGAAGGGTCCGCAACCATCAATGTAAAGCTTTCACCCGAATCCCAGTCGGTCTATGCGTCGATTGACCCCGCCATCATCTACCCGGTACCCAATAAATGGGGTCAGCAGGGATGGACGACTGTGGTGCTGGCGGATACGCCGGAAGACCTGATCCGTGAAATGGTTCAGATGGCGTATGAAGAAGCGCAATAA
- a CDS encoding segregation/condensation protein A, whose protein sequence is MSYTVKIQQFEGPFDLLLFFIERDELDINDIPIAKITNDFLEYIRHLEKLNVDVASEFILMAATLMRIKAKMLIPRKPLDEEGQEIDPRLELVERLLEYKRYKSVLDELREMEEDQAGKFGRGNVNQELRQMATRALVDVELESLTLFKLLKAFEQVMARFNAEKTVVHRIARYEYTIQDQQEFILSSVRIGKRASFQDIFDQCTNRIHAIVTFLALLELVNQQMVHITIREGYNNFWLEPREPDEAGPEDLPVTDSRSDSEEE, encoded by the coding sequence ATGTCCTACACAGTCAAAATACAACAATTTGAAGGTCCTTTTGACCTGCTCCTGTTCTTTATCGAAAGGGATGAACTGGATATCAACGATATCCCGATCGCCAAGATAACCAATGATTTTCTGGAATACATCCGCCATCTGGAGAAACTGAATGTCGATGTAGCCAGTGAATTTATCTTGATGGCTGCCACACTTATGCGTATCAAGGCGAAAATGCTGATACCGCGTAAGCCATTGGATGAAGAAGGTCAGGAGATCGACCCACGCCTGGAACTGGTCGAACGCCTGCTCGAATACAAGCGCTATAAAAGTGTGCTGGATGAGCTGCGTGAGATGGAGGAAGACCAGGCCGGGAAATTTGGACGGGGCAACGTCAATCAGGAGCTGCGGCAAATGGCGACCCGTGCTTTGGTCGATGTGGAGCTGGAATCACTCACCCTCTTCAAGCTGCTCAAGGCATTTGAACAGGTGATGGCCCGCTTCAATGCCGAGAAGACCGTGGTCCATCGCATCGCCCGCTACGAATATACCATTCAGGATCAGCAGGAGTTCATCCTCTCCAGCGTCCGCATTGGTAAAAGAGCATCATTCCAGGATATCTTTGATCAATGTACCAACCGTATCCATGCCATCGTCACATTCCTGGCTCTCCTTGAATTGGTCAATCAGCAGATGGTGCACATCACCATCAGGGAAGGGTACAATAACTTCTGGCTGGAACCCCGCGAACCCGATGAAGCCGGCCCGGAGGATTTACCGGTCACAGATTCACGAAGCGATAGCGAAGAAGAATAA
- a CDS encoding thioredoxin family protein: MMKLKILVATLLISASAWSQGIEFFQGSYHEAFAMAKEQGKLVFVDAFAEWCGPCKRMAATVFPQPSVGEYFNANLISLKIDMEKGQGLEFRKTYPVTAYPTFLFLDGDGNIVSKVTGARGPEQFIQVAQAAVNKYDPSAAFAKAYEGGDRSYETVYNYVKSLNKSHQPSLAISNEYLNAQADLSTPENLRFIYEAMVEADSRIFDLFIEHRPGIEALEGAEAVQKRILQACQATVNKAIEFKFDALLEEAQTKIKKHIPGQADAFIESTSLAYAKASGDAKTYMALSKDRVSGTYKKDASRLHEVAAEMEQYFNQDPEAMDYAAKLAKKACTYGGQAEYFLTYAQILLHQGNTKDAMDQANHALKLAQDRKEDCGEIERFIKSI; the protein is encoded by the coding sequence ATGATGAAATTAAAGATCCTCGTTGCGACGCTACTAATCAGTGCTTCGGCCTGGAGCCAGGGTATTGAGTTTTTTCAAGGCAGTTATCATGAGGCTTTTGCGATGGCCAAAGAACAAGGCAAGCTGGTCTTCGTGGATGCTTTCGCCGAATGGTGCGGCCCCTGCAAGCGGATGGCTGCAACCGTATTTCCACAGCCGTCGGTAGGTGAGTACTTTAATGCCAACCTGATCAGCCTGAAAATCGATATGGAAAAAGGCCAGGGTCTGGAATTCCGTAAGACTTATCCCGTCACGGCCTATCCTACCTTCTTATTTCTGGATGGCGATGGCAACATCGTATCCAAAGTAACCGGAGCACGGGGTCCGGAACAGTTCATCCAGGTAGCCCAGGCCGCTGTAAATAAATACGACCCGAGTGCGGCTTTTGCCAAAGCTTATGAAGGCGGAGATCGCAGCTATGAGACTGTATACAACTATGTCAAATCCCTAAATAAGTCGCACCAGCCCAGTCTGGCCATATCCAACGAATACCTGAATGCACAGGCGGATCTTTCGACGCCGGAAAACCTGCGCTTCATCTATGAGGCGATGGTCGAAGCGGACAGCAGGATATTTGATCTATTCATCGAGCACCGTCCGGGTATTGAAGCGCTGGAAGGCGCAGAGGCAGTTCAGAAACGGATCCTCCAGGCTTGCCAGGCGACCGTCAACAAGGCTATCGAATTTAAATTCGATGCACTGCTGGAAGAAGCCCAGACAAAAATCAAAAAACATATACCTGGTCAGGCGGATGCATTCATCGAATCTACGTCCCTTGCCTATGCGAAAGCATCCGGTGACGCCAAGACTTACATGGCCCTGAGTAAGGACCGGGTGAGTGGTACCTATAAGAAAGATGCCAGCCGGCTTCACGAAGTTGCCGCGGAAATGGAACAATACTTCAACCAGGACCCGGAAGCCATGGATTATGCCGCCAAACTGGCCAAAAAAGCCTGTACCTACGGAGGCCAGGCGGAGTATTTTCTAACCTATGCTCAAATATTGCTTCACCAGGGCAATACAAAAGATGCGATGGACCAGGCGAATCACGCGCTAAAGCTGGCCCAGGACCGTAAAGAGGACTGCGGAGAAATCGAACGTTTCATCAAGAGCATCTGA
- a CDS encoding aspartate aminotransferase family protein produces the protein MPRNHELFFRHIAQTSPNPLAFSVEKAGGVFLYDQDQRPHYDFISGIAVSNLGHQHPHIIAAIHDQANAYLHTMVYGEHIQSVQVRAATRLASHLPDTLSSVYLTNSGAEAVEGAMKLAKRYTGRFEIIACRRAYHGSTQGAMSLMSEPEHTRAYRPLLPGIRHITFNDQTTLQTITTSTAAVILEVVQAEAGVIPAQQEFLQVVRNRCSETGALLILDEIQTGMGRAGTWFAFEQYGIVPDILLVAKAFGGGLPLGAFVASRDIMQCLSHHPILGHLTTFGGNPLSCAASCAAMEVLEQEDLIGQVAVKSRLMTELLHHPAVREIRSLGLLMALDLGSSDKVLRLVEIAKQEGVLVDWFLFNMESVRLAPPLTITEDEISDACVRLIKALDQLPR, from the coding sequence ATGCCCCGCAATCACGAGCTGTTTTTCCGTCACATTGCCCAGACCAGCCCTAATCCACTTGCCTTCAGCGTAGAGAAAGCGGGTGGTGTATTCCTGTACGATCAGGACCAGAGACCGCATTACGATTTTATATCCGGGATCGCAGTCAGTAATCTGGGCCATCAGCATCCCCACATCATTGCGGCCATCCACGACCAGGCGAATGCCTATCTCCATACCATGGTCTACGGAGAGCACATCCAGTCCGTTCAGGTTAGGGCAGCCACCAGGCTCGCCAGCCATCTGCCGGACACTTTATCCTCCGTCTACCTGACCAATAGTGGTGCCGAAGCTGTAGAAGGGGCCATGAAGCTGGCGAAACGCTATACTGGTAGGTTTGAGATCATCGCCTGCCGCCGTGCTTATCATGGTTCTACCCAGGGCGCCATGAGCCTGATGAGCGAGCCCGAACATACCCGTGCCTACCGGCCATTATTGCCCGGGATTCGCCACATCACCTTTAATGATCAGACCACTTTACAAACCATCACTACCTCGACGGCCGCAGTGATCCTGGAAGTGGTGCAGGCGGAGGCCGGGGTTATACCTGCCCAGCAGGAATTCCTGCAGGTGGTTCGTAACCGGTGCTCCGAAACCGGCGCTCTGCTCATTCTGGATGAGATCCAGACCGGCATGGGGCGCGCCGGAACCTGGTTCGCCTTTGAGCAGTATGGCATTGTGCCGGACATCCTGCTGGTTGCAAAGGCATTTGGTGGCGGACTGCCCCTGGGCGCTTTTGTAGCCTCCCGGGATATCATGCAATGCCTGTCACATCACCCCATACTGGGGCATCTGACGACATTTGGTGGCAATCCATTGTCCTGTGCGGCATCCTGCGCTGCTATGGAGGTATTGGAGCAGGAGGATTTGATCGGCCAGGTTGCGGTAAAATCCCGCCTGATGACCGAATTATTGCATCACCCGGCCGTCCGGGAGATCCGTTCACTGGGTTTACTCATGGCCCTGGACCTCGGTTCGTCGGATAAAGTCCTTCGACTGGTAGAAATAGCGAAGCAGGAAGGAGTACTCGTGGACTGGTTCCTCTTCAATATGGAGAGTGTCCGGTTGGCTCCTCCATTGACCATTACCGAAGATGAGATTTCCGATGCCTGTGTAAGGCTGATCAAAGCGTTGGATCAGCTTCCCCGATAA
- a CDS encoding DUF302 domain-containing protein gives MKYYFNATVKGKSFEEAIELVQAELKKEGFGVLNEIDIQSTLKNKIDVDFKKYKILGACNPHFAHKALMSEDKIGVFLPCNIVVEEHENGEVEVAAVDPIASMSSVGNEKLVVLAGEVQAKLKRVIQGLS, from the coding sequence ATGAAGTATTATTTTAATGCCACCGTCAAAGGCAAATCCTTTGAAGAGGCCATTGAACTGGTACAAGCAGAACTCAAAAAAGAAGGTTTTGGTGTTCTGAACGAAATTGACATCCAATCCACTCTGAAGAATAAAATTGATGTTGACTTCAAGAAATACAAAATCCTGGGTGCATGCAATCCACATTTTGCACACAAGGCACTGATGAGCGAAGACAAGATTGGTGTTTTTCTACCCTGTAATATAGTGGTTGAAGAGCATGAAAATGGCGAAGTAGAAGTTGCTGCGGTCGACCCCATTGCTTCTATGAGCAGTGTCGGAAATGAAAAACTGGTAGTTCTGGCCGGTGAAGTTCAGGCAAAGCTGAAGCGAGTCATTCAGGGTTTGTCCTAG